In the Vibrio gigantis genome, one interval contains:
- the fabV gene encoding enoyl-ACP reductase FabV, with translation MIIKPRIRGFICTTTHPVGCEANVKEQIAYTKAQGPIANAPKRVLVVGSSSGYGLSSRIAAAFGGGASTIGVFFEKAGTEKKPGTAGFYNSAAFDKLAKEEGLYSKSLNGDAFSNEAKQKTIDLIKEDLGQIDMVVYSLASPVRKMPETGEVIRSALKPIGETYTSTAVDTNKDMIIEASVEPASEEEIKDTVTVMGGEDWELWINALSEAGVLADGCKTVAYSYIGTELTWPIYWDGALGKAKMDLDRAASALNEKLGQTGGTANVAVLKSVVTQASSAIPVMPLYIAMVFKKMREEGIHEGCMEQIFRMFSQRLYKEDGSAPEVDEVNRLRLDDLELREDIQDHCRNLWPQITTENLKELTDYVEYKEEFLKLFGFGVEGVDYEAEVNPAVEFDVADI, from the coding sequence ATGATCATCAAACCTCGAATTCGCGGATTCATCTGTACTACAACACATCCAGTCGGTTGTGAAGCTAATGTAAAAGAACAAATTGCTTACACAAAAGCTCAAGGCCCAATCGCAAACGCACCTAAACGTGTACTAGTTGTTGGCTCTTCAAGTGGCTACGGCTTGTCTTCACGTATTGCGGCTGCATTTGGTGGCGGCGCTTCAACTATCGGTGTTTTCTTCGAGAAAGCCGGTACTGAGAAAAAGCCGGGCACAGCTGGTTTCTACAACTCAGCAGCGTTCGATAAGCTAGCTAAAGAAGAAGGCCTGTATTCAAAAAGCCTTAACGGCGATGCTTTCTCTAACGAAGCGAAACAGAAAACAATTGATCTGATCAAAGAAGATCTAGGTCAAATCGATATGGTTGTGTACTCACTGGCGTCTCCAGTGCGTAAAATGCCAGAGACAGGCGAAGTGATTCGTTCAGCTCTAAAACCTATCGGCGAAACGTACACATCAACTGCTGTTGATACAAACAAAGACATGATCATCGAAGCAAGTGTTGAACCTGCATCTGAAGAAGAGATCAAAGACACTGTTACTGTAATGGGCGGTGAAGATTGGGAACTTTGGATCAATGCTCTATCTGAAGCGGGTGTTTTAGCTGATGGTTGTAAGACTGTTGCTTACAGCTACATCGGTACTGAACTAACGTGGCCAATCTACTGGGATGGCGCGCTAGGTAAAGCTAAGATGGATCTAGACCGTGCAGCGTCAGCGCTTAACGAGAAACTAGGCCAAACTGGCGGCACTGCAAACGTTGCTGTTCTTAAGTCTGTTGTAACTCAAGCAAGTTCTGCAATCCCTGTTATGCCTCTTTACATCGCAATGGTGTTTAAGAAGATGCGTGAAGAAGGTATTCACGAAGGTTGTATGGAACAGATCTTCCGTATGTTCAGCCAACGTCTATACAAAGAAGACGGCAGCGCTCCAGAAGTAGATGAAGTGAACCGTCTACGCCTAGATGATCTTGAGCTTCGTGAAGACATCCAAGATCACTGTCGTAACCTATGGCCTCAAATCACAACTGAGAACCTGAAAGAACTGACTGACTACGTAGAGTACAAAGAAGAGTTCTTGAAGCTATTCGGTTTCGGTGTTGAAGGTGTTGATTACGAAGCTGAGGTTAACCCAGCTGTTGAGTTTGATGTAGCTGACATCTAA
- a CDS encoding aspartate:alanine antiporter yields MNIDVVFLLEQNPILLIFVVLSIGLAIGKIRFGSLQLGNSIGVLITSLVMGHLGFSFNADALTIGFMLFIYCVGIEAGPNFFGIFFRDGKHYLILSLVVLSTAIALTYFCSEYLGLGFGLSAGMMAGALTATPILVGAQDALNSGLAEVPRNMDLSLIIENLSVGYAMAYLVGLISMIMFARLIPKLQKVNLHDSAEQIAQERGLGASGQRKVYLPIIRAYRVGPELISWTDGKNLRELGIYRQTGCYIERIRRNGILAHPDGDAILQEGDEIALVGFPDSHARLDPSFRNGKEVFDRNLLDLRIVEEEIVVKSDSIAGKRLSDLNLSEYGCFLNRVVRAQIEMPMDLNIVLSKGDVLQVSGEKSRVHGLAEKIGFISIHSQMADLMAFCSFFILGILFGLITMTFGQVSFGLGNAVGLLLSGIMLGFLRANHPTFGYVPQGALNMVKDLGLMFFMVGIGLSAGGKIFEHLTQVGPQVIGIALVVSVLPVFFAYLVGAYVLKMNRALLFGAIIGARTCAPAMDIVNDHARSTIPALGYAGTYAIANILMTLAGTFIIIIS; encoded by the coding sequence GTGAATATCGACGTTGTTTTTCTGTTAGAACAAAACCCCATTCTCCTCATCTTTGTTGTTTTATCGATTGGATTAGCCATTGGTAAAATTCGTTTCGGTAGTCTCCAACTCGGCAATTCAATCGGTGTTCTGATTACTTCCCTCGTTATGGGACATCTTGGTTTTTCTTTTAACGCAGATGCCCTCACCATTGGCTTTATGCTGTTCATCTATTGTGTTGGCATTGAAGCGGGTCCAAACTTCTTCGGTATCTTTTTCCGAGATGGCAAACACTACCTTATTTTAAGTTTAGTGGTGCTCTCTACCGCTATTGCGCTTACTTACTTCTGTAGCGAGTACTTAGGCCTTGGTTTCGGACTTTCTGCCGGCATGATGGCGGGTGCACTGACTGCGACACCAATCTTGGTAGGTGCTCAGGACGCACTCAACTCAGGGCTTGCTGAAGTGCCAAGAAACATGGATTTAAGCCTGATTATCGAGAACCTATCGGTAGGTTACGCGATGGCTTACTTGGTTGGCTTGATCAGCATGATCATGTTCGCTCGCCTGATTCCAAAGCTGCAGAAAGTTAACCTGCACGACTCGGCTGAACAAATCGCTCAGGAACGCGGTCTAGGTGCTTCTGGTCAACGTAAGGTTTATCTTCCTATCATTCGTGCTTATCGTGTGGGGCCGGAGCTTATCTCTTGGACTGACGGTAAGAACCTGCGTGAATTGGGTATCTATCGCCAAACAGGCTGTTACATCGAACGTATTCGTCGAAATGGTATTCTTGCCCACCCAGATGGTGACGCAATTCTGCAAGAAGGTGATGAAATCGCATTGGTTGGTTTCCCTGACAGCCACGCTCGCCTTGACCCAAGCTTCCGCAACGGTAAAGAGGTTTTCGACCGTAATCTTCTCGATCTACGTATCGTGGAAGAAGAGATCGTCGTTAAAAGTGACAGTATCGCAGGTAAACGCCTATCAGACTTAAACCTGTCTGAATATGGTTGTTTCCTAAACCGCGTAGTAAGAGCTCAGATTGAAATGCCGATGGACTTAAACATCGTGCTTTCTAAAGGTGACGTACTTCAGGTGAGTGGCGAAAAGAGCCGTGTCCACGGCCTAGCAGAGAAAATCGGCTTCATCTCGATCCATAGCCAAATGGCCGATTTGATGGCTTTCTGTAGCTTCTTCATCCTGGGTATTTTGTTTGGTTTGATCACCATGACATTCGGTCAGGTGTCGTTTGGACTAGGTAACGCGGTTGGCCTTCTTCTATCAGGCATCATGCTTGGCTTCTTACGAGCGAACCACCCTACTTTCGGTTACGTACCTCAGGGGGCGTTGAACATGGTCAAAGACCTCGGTTTGATGTTCTTCATGGTCGGTATCGGCTTAAGCGCCGGTGGTAAGATATTTGAGCATTTAACTCAAGTCGGCCCACAGGTAATAGGTATCGCTCTGGTGGTCAGTGTGCTGCCAGTATTCTTTGCTTACTTGGTTGGTGCTTATGTGTTGAAGATGAACCGAGCGCTGCTGTTTGGTGCGATCATTGGTGCGCGAACCTGCGCTCCGGCAATGGACATCGTAAATGACCACGCTCGCTCAACCATTCCAGCTCTGGGTTACGCGGGCACTTACGCAATAGCAAACATCTTGATGACCTTAGCCGGTACCTTCATCATCATCATTAGCTAG
- a CDS encoding GrxA family glutaredoxin, whose protein sequence is MFVVIFGRPACPFCVRAKEHAETLKAKRDDFNYRYVDIHAEGISKADLEKTVGKPVDTVPQIFIDQDHIGGCTEFEAYAKENLGLFD, encoded by the coding sequence ATGTTTGTAGTTATTTTTGGTCGCCCTGCTTGCCCATTCTGTGTTCGTGCAAAAGAGCATGCTGAAACTCTTAAAGCTAAACGTGATGACTTCAACTACCGTTACGTTGACATCCACGCTGAAGGCATCAGCAAAGCTGACTTAGAGAAGACTGTTGGTAAGCCAGTAGACACAGTTCCACAAATCTTCATCGATCAAGACCACATCGGCGGCTGCACTGAATTTGAAGCATACGCAAAAGAAAACCTAGGTCTTTTCGACTAA
- a CDS encoding iron-containing alcohol dehydrogenase has product MFQFMTSTKIIFGDGALSASLSLFNQYGYSVLLVTGNTLERTSIVTDYLDAQGMRYQHIAVSGEPNIKMVEEAAISARRFKPDMVVAMGGGSAIDMGKALAAVLPNQGNLYDYVEVVGRNVPLKTKPLPFIAIPTTASTGAEVTKNAVLKSGQDQVKISLRSPDMLADVAIVDPTLTHGTNLYLSGRGAMDAFTHLMEAYVCGDPNPLTDMICEEGLRKLSGSVVQACVYDEPQARSDLAFASMLGGMAITNAKLGAAHGLASALGGKISAPHSVITARLAPFVMLENIAVAREGQRADILERYQRIAQIVTVNSEAKEEETIAWLSEVLDTLKLPSLLEFGVCEAQFEEVSSDALKSVAIKGNPLPLNQERLIHILQQVCGKCRCEGEHHKAASRKQADQVVQGSHVYQEPTTESSFTIINSYASENSVVEKGNSWTI; this is encoded by the coding sequence ATGTTTCAATTTATGACATCTACAAAGATCATCTTTGGTGATGGAGCACTTTCCGCTTCATTGTCTCTCTTTAACCAATACGGCTACAGCGTGCTATTGGTGACTGGCAACACATTAGAGCGCACTTCAATTGTTACTGATTATCTAGATGCTCAGGGTATGCGCTATCAACACATCGCAGTTTCCGGCGAACCCAATATTAAAATGGTCGAAGAAGCGGCGATATCTGCACGAAGGTTTAAGCCCGATATGGTTGTTGCTATGGGAGGAGGTAGTGCGATCGACATGGGGAAAGCGCTAGCTGCTGTTTTACCTAACCAAGGCAACTTATACGATTATGTCGAAGTCGTCGGACGTAATGTTCCTCTTAAAACCAAACCGCTTCCATTCATCGCAATTCCTACCACGGCCAGTACTGGCGCAGAGGTGACTAAAAACGCGGTGCTTAAATCAGGGCAAGACCAAGTTAAGATCAGCCTTAGAAGCCCAGACATGCTGGCTGATGTAGCGATTGTCGACCCGACATTAACTCATGGTACCAACCTGTATTTGTCGGGCAGGGGCGCGATGGACGCTTTCACTCACCTGATGGAGGCCTATGTGTGCGGTGACCCAAACCCATTGACGGATATGATCTGCGAAGAAGGGTTACGTAAGTTAAGTGGCTCTGTAGTACAAGCATGTGTTTATGATGAGCCTCAAGCACGCTCAGATCTGGCGTTTGCTTCTATGTTGGGTGGTATGGCTATTACCAATGCCAAGCTAGGTGCTGCACACGGATTAGCTTCTGCATTGGGTGGTAAGATATCGGCGCCCCACAGTGTGATTACCGCGCGCTTAGCACCGTTCGTGATGCTGGAAAACATTGCTGTTGCAAGAGAAGGGCAAAGGGCCGACATTTTAGAGCGTTACCAACGAATTGCTCAGATAGTGACGGTCAACTCCGAGGCGAAAGAAGAAGAGACGATAGCTTGGTTATCTGAAGTCCTGGATACGTTAAAGCTTCCAAGCTTACTGGAATTTGGCGTCTGCGAAGCGCAATTTGAAGAGGTGTCTTCAGATGCGCTTAAATCGGTCGCGATAAAAGGAAATCCTTTACCATTGAATCAGGAGAGGTTAATACATATCTTGCAGCAGGTTTGTGGGAAGTGCCGTTGTGAAGGGGAACATCACAAAGCCGCTTCAAGAAAACAGGCAGATCAAGTTGTTCAAGGATCTCATGTTTATCAAGAGCCTACAACAGAGTCGAGTTTTACCATTATCAATTCTTATGCGTCTGAGAACAGTGTGGTAGAGAAAGGCAACAGTTGGACTATTTAA
- a CDS encoding MurR/RpiR family transcriptional regulator — translation MNTLEKIQKNLENFSKSERKVAEVIMASPQTAIHSSIATLAKMADVSEPTVNRFCRRLDTKGFPDFKLHLAQSLANGTPYVNRNVEEDDGPDAYTHKIFESTMACLDVAKNSLDAMQVNRAVDLLTQAKRISFFGLGASSAVAKDAQNKFIRFNIPITCFEDIVMQRMSCINCSDNDVIVLISHTGRTKSQVEIANLARENGATVIAITAKDSPLDKASSLSISLDVPEDTDVYMPMASRVVQMTVIDVLATGFTLRRGSGFRENLKRVKESLRDSRYEKYSQF, via the coding sequence ATGAATACATTAGAAAAAATACAAAAAAACCTGGAAAATTTCAGCAAGTCTGAGCGTAAGGTAGCCGAAGTAATCATGGCTTCCCCTCAAACTGCAATCCATTCTAGCATTGCTACCTTAGCTAAGATGGCTGACGTAAGTGAGCCTACAGTTAACCGCTTCTGTCGTCGTTTAGACACAAAGGGCTTCCCTGACTTCAAACTTCACCTAGCTCAAAGCTTGGCGAACGGTACACCTTATGTGAACCGTAATGTTGAAGAAGATGATGGTCCAGATGCTTATACGCATAAGATTTTCGAATCGACTATGGCATGTCTAGACGTTGCTAAAAACAGTCTAGACGCGATGCAAGTCAACCGTGCAGTTGACTTGTTGACTCAAGCAAAACGCATTTCGTTCTTCGGATTGGGCGCCTCTTCTGCTGTGGCCAAAGATGCTCAAAACAAGTTCATTCGTTTTAATATCCCAATCACTTGTTTCGAAGACATCGTGATGCAACGAATGAGCTGCATTAACTGCAGTGATAACGACGTTATTGTCCTTATCTCTCACACTGGGCGCACCAAAAGCCAAGTAGAGATTGCAAACCTAGCACGTGAAAACGGTGCAACGGTTATCGCTATCACAGCAAAAGACTCTCCACTAGATAAAGCAAGTTCGCTGTCTATCTCATTGGATGTACCGGAAGACACAGACGTTTATATGCCAATGGCAAGCCGCGTTGTTCAAATGACGGTTATCGATGTGCTAGCGACTGGCTTTACACTGCGTCGCGGTTCTGGTTTCAGAGAGAACCTAAAGCGCGTTAAAGAGTCACTTCGTGATTCACGTTACGAGAAGTACTCTCAGTTCTGA
- the panP gene encoding pyridoxal-dependent aspartate 1-decarboxylase PanP → MVTEQKTADVSFDSLLRIFTVPEGPDSTLTQIEDKLSRNLNQFLREHIVAEEKPLREIEKDFSNAHIPEQPEFVSEHTEHLLDSLVSHSVHTSSPSFIGHMTSALPYFLMPLSKIMIALNQNLVKIETSKAFTPLERQVLGMLHRLIYQDSDQFYSRWMHSANHSLGAFCSGGTIANITALWVARNNALKAQGSFKGVEKEGLFKAMKHYNYEGLAILVSERGHYSLKKAADVLGIGQEGLVSVKTDNDNRICTDDLRLKIEQLKQNKIKPFAVIGVAGTTETGNIDPLRDIAEVCAESDCHFHVDAAWGGATLMSNNHRHLLDGIELADSVTIDAHKQLYIPMGAGMVLFKKPDAMTAIEHHAQYILRKGSKDLGSHTLEGSRSGMAMLVYAAMHIISRPGYELLIDQSINKARYFADLIKEQSDFELVSEPELCLLTYRYVPESVKAALLKAEPEHRVELNELLNELTKFIQKKQRETGKSFVSRTRLNPEAWAHQPIIVFRVVLANPLTGNEILSSVLEEQREISKLAPNLMSKISKLVTQINA, encoded by the coding sequence ATGGTTACGGAACAAAAAACAGCAGATGTTAGCTTCGACAGTCTTTTACGTATCTTCACGGTACCGGAAGGCCCAGATTCTACACTCACTCAAATTGAAGACAAACTTTCACGAAACCTGAATCAATTCTTACGTGAACATATCGTGGCTGAAGAAAAGCCGCTGCGTGAAATTGAGAAAGATTTTTCAAATGCTCATATCCCCGAGCAGCCTGAGTTTGTTTCTGAACATACTGAGCATCTCCTCGATTCTCTTGTATCTCATTCGGTTCATACGTCTTCGCCAAGTTTCATTGGCCACATGACCTCTGCGCTGCCGTACTTCCTGATGCCGCTTTCTAAAATCATGATTGCGTTGAATCAGAATCTAGTAAAAATCGAGACATCAAAAGCTTTCACTCCCCTAGAACGTCAAGTTCTGGGTATGTTACATCGCCTGATTTATCAAGATAGTGACCAGTTTTATTCACGTTGGATGCACAGTGCAAACCACTCTTTAGGTGCGTTTTGTTCTGGCGGTACCATCGCGAACATTACTGCGCTTTGGGTTGCACGTAACAATGCACTAAAAGCACAAGGTTCGTTCAAGGGTGTGGAAAAAGAAGGCTTATTTAAAGCCATGAAGCACTACAACTATGAAGGGCTAGCCATCTTAGTCTCTGAACGTGGTCACTACTCTCTGAAAAAAGCCGCAGATGTCCTTGGTATTGGTCAAGAAGGCCTAGTATCGGTTAAAACAGATAACGACAATCGCATTTGTACTGACGACCTACGACTGAAGATCGAGCAACTCAAGCAGAACAAGATTAAGCCTTTCGCCGTTATCGGTGTCGCAGGTACAACTGAAACAGGTAATATTGACCCGCTAAGAGACATTGCTGAGGTTTGTGCCGAATCAGATTGTCATTTCCATGTTGATGCAGCTTGGGGTGGTGCAACCTTGATGTCGAATAATCATCGTCATCTGCTAGATGGTATTGAGCTGGCAGATTCAGTCACGATTGATGCGCATAAGCAGCTTTATATCCCTATGGGCGCGGGCATGGTTTTGTTCAAGAAGCCAGATGCAATGACAGCGATTGAGCATCACGCCCAATACATCCTGCGTAAAGGATCTAAAGACTTAGGTAGCCACACACTGGAAGGGTCACGTTCAGGTATGGCAATGCTGGTTTACGCTGCTATGCACATCATTAGCCGCCCAGGTTATGAACTGCTGATCGACCAAAGCATAAATAAAGCGCGCTATTTTGCCGACCTGATTAAAGAGCAAAGCGACTTTGAACTTGTTTCAGAGCCAGAGCTTTGCCTACTGACTTATCGATATGTGCCTGAATCAGTTAAAGCTGCACTGCTTAAAGCTGAGCCTGAACATCGTGTCGAACTGAATGAGTTACTCAATGAGCTTACTAAGTTTATTCAGAAGAAGCAGCGTGAAACAGGAAAGTCTTTCGTGTCGCGTACTCGCTTAAACCCTGAGGCATGGGCACATCAGCCAATCATCGTTTTCCGCGTCGTGTTAGCAAACCCACTAACAGGCAATGAGATTCTTTCTTCAGTGCTTGAAGAACAGCGTGAGATCTCTAAACTAGCACCAAACTTGATGAGCAAAATCAGCAAACTGGTTACGCAAATCAACGCATAG
- a CDS encoding lysine exporter LysO family protein, producing MFTGMIFIFAPLVVGYLFAISNAQTLEFINRSTSRLIYVILALMGLSLAALDNLGSNLQTILLYTVTFFVCLSVCNLMALPVIDKLLPLKTDSSKKKLPLSSMAMESAKLILVVGSGLIAGLVLPIGLDWVDTASEWILFVLLFFIGIQLRNSGLTLRQILLNKHGMVIAITIIITSMLGGVIAAYLLDIPLFKALAMSSGFGWYSLAGILMGDAFGPVYGGASFMLELLRELVALVLIPVLIRSYPCTSIGYAGATAMDFTLPVIQTTGGVRCVPIAIVSGFILSLLVPILMLFFVSLAN from the coding sequence ATGTTTACAGGGATGATCTTTATATTTGCACCACTCGTCGTGGGGTATCTTTTTGCAATTTCAAACGCTCAGACATTAGAATTTATCAACCGCTCAACATCACGGTTGATCTACGTGATTCTGGCGTTAATGGGACTAAGCTTAGCCGCCCTTGACAACCTAGGCAGTAACCTACAGACAATCCTTCTTTATACCGTCACTTTCTTTGTCTGTTTGAGCGTTTGTAACCTAATGGCACTGCCCGTTATTGATAAGCTACTGCCACTCAAAACCGACAGCAGCAAGAAGAAGCTTCCCCTCTCTTCTATGGCGATGGAATCTGCCAAACTCATCTTAGTGGTGGGTTCGGGGCTAATCGCTGGCTTAGTGCTGCCTATTGGCCTTGATTGGGTTGATACCGCAAGCGAATGGATTCTGTTTGTTCTTCTGTTCTTTATTGGTATTCAGCTGCGCAATAGTGGATTAACACTTCGACAGATCTTGCTCAACAAGCATGGCATGGTTATCGCAATCACGATTATCATCACCTCAATGTTGGGTGGCGTTATCGCAGCTTACTTATTGGATATTCCCCTATTTAAAGCGTTAGCTATGTCTTCTGGTTTTGGTTGGTACTCTCTGGCTGGAATCCTAATGGGCGATGCATTCGGTCCAGTCTACGGCGGAGCATCATTCATGCTTGAGCTACTTAGAGAGCTCGTCGCCTTAGTCCTGATTCCAGTGCTCATTCGTAGCTACCCATGCACGTCTATTGGTTATGCAGGCGCTACTGCTATGGACTTCACTTTACCTGTCATTCAAACAACAGGCGGCGTTCGTTGTGTGCCTATCGCTATCGTCAGTGGCTTTATCCTAAGCTTGCTTGTTCCGATATTGATGTTGTTCTTTGTATCTCTTGCTAACTAG
- a CDS encoding HDOD domain-containing protein, translating to MNHLSFFWLPQNKALLLKGLESEFAQLVGHSISAGKITLPPIPNVVLKIQTLCTLESTGIAEVAECLLEDPGLTAIVIRVANSVVFNRRNITCVDIVTAVSRLGILRVRDIVTAQAIEQLKHSVNLSKECNKLLVQSASVSKELGATMVLVTNGFKELSPLEYRYLEHEKSLLVGLLADIGLFCLVSEYHLYLENGNYLDHDIALQIFQGQCSATSKLVLNRWGFDSDFIDVCSNTINNHEQREVSYLDIARIANHLLMFRNKDENIDDHEVELNVTGAEVLYKLSNLSKHDFNAKLSDVINSSGF from the coding sequence ATGAATCATTTATCGTTTTTCTGGCTACCACAAAATAAGGCTCTTCTCTTAAAGGGTCTGGAATCAGAGTTTGCCCAACTTGTTGGACATTCTATCTCAGCGGGAAAAATAACACTTCCTCCTATCCCTAACGTTGTACTGAAGATTCAAACGCTTTGTACCCTTGAATCAACCGGGATTGCTGAAGTTGCCGAGTGCTTACTCGAAGATCCAGGCCTAACAGCTATCGTCATTCGTGTGGCTAACTCTGTCGTATTTAACAGACGCAACATTACCTGTGTCGATATTGTGACGGCTGTATCACGGCTTGGCATATTAAGAGTACGTGACATCGTGACCGCTCAAGCTATCGAGCAACTTAAACACTCGGTGAACCTCAGCAAAGAGTGTAATAAATTATTGGTTCAGAGCGCATCTGTATCAAAAGAGCTAGGCGCCACTATGGTACTGGTGACCAACGGCTTCAAAGAACTTTCCCCTCTTGAATACCGTTACCTTGAACATGAAAAATCACTGCTTGTTGGATTGCTGGCTGACATTGGTTTGTTCTGTTTGGTTAGCGAATACCACCTCTACCTCGAAAACGGCAATTACCTAGATCACGACATCGCTTTACAAATCTTCCAAGGCCAATGTTCTGCTACCAGTAAATTAGTGCTTAACCGTTGGGGTTTCGACAGTGACTTTATTGATGTGTGCAGTAATACCATCAATAACCACGAACAGCGTGAAGTGTCTTACCTGGATATAGCTCGAATCGCTAACCACCTGCTGATGTTCAGAAACAAGGACGAGAACATCGATGATCACGAAGTTGAACTTAACGTCACCGGTGCAGAGGTACTTTATAAGTTAAGCAACTTGAGCAAACATGATTTTAATGCAAAGCTAAGCGACGTGATCAATAGTAGCGGCTTCTAA
- a CDS encoding TfoX/Sxy family DNA transformation protein, translating to MTETAFINYVNQFGEHQKRSMFGGIGLFQNDAMFALLSEGCLFIRGGKSLDKKLTDLDCEKYRHVKKQTTATVNYYDITDLFTCEHPELDCIIRTSIDNSIQQRSFKKSSASRRLRDLPNMQLTLERMVKKAGVDDVSMFMQLGAPEVFNKVREAYGNDVDLKLLWKFAGAIDGIHWKLLQEPRKQQLLKSCH from the coding sequence ATGACCGAGACAGCATTTATTAATTACGTGAATCAATTTGGTGAGCATCAAAAACGTTCTATGTTTGGAGGTATTGGCCTCTTTCAAAATGATGCTATGTTCGCTTTATTGAGTGAAGGTTGTTTATTCATTAGAGGTGGAAAGTCATTAGATAAGAAACTGACGGATCTTGATTGTGAAAAGTATCGTCATGTAAAAAAACAGACAACAGCAACCGTAAACTATTACGACATTACGGATCTGTTTACGTGTGAACATCCTGAATTGGATTGTATTATTCGTACTTCAATCGATAATTCAATTCAGCAGCGTAGCTTCAAGAAATCATCAGCTAGCCGTAGATTAAGAGATCTACCAAATATGCAGCTCACATTAGAGCGTATGGTTAAAAAGGCGGGTGTGGATGATGTTTCAATGTTTATGCAGTTGGGCGCGCCTGAAGTGTTTAATAAGGTTCGCGAAGCGTACGGAAACGATGTTGACCTAAAACTACTTTGGAAATTTGCGGGTGCAATTGACGGTATTCACTGGAAACTATTGCAAGAGCCACGCAAGCAGCAATTACTAAAGAGCTGCCACTAA
- a CDS encoding response regulator yields the protein MNKYLILCVDDEPEVLNSVLQDLAVFEENFIVEGAESVDEAKQVIKEMGHDGIKLALILCDHIMPEKTGIDFLIELNQQDSTKPTRKLLLTGQAGLEDTVIAINNAALDFYISKPWQGDQLRNTITQQLTDYVIANDKQLLNWTSILDTERILTSMADKRTSFGE from the coding sequence ATGAATAAGTACCTAATTTTATGTGTCGATGATGAACCTGAAGTTCTCAACAGTGTGCTTCAAGATTTAGCTGTATTTGAAGAAAACTTTATCGTTGAAGGTGCTGAATCGGTCGATGAAGCTAAGCAAGTCATTAAAGAAATGGGACACGATGGTATCAAGCTCGCTTTGATCTTGTGCGACCACATCATGCCAGAAAAAACCGGCATCGATTTTCTAATCGAACTGAATCAGCAAGACTCGACTAAGCCAACACGCAAGCTCCTGCTCACAGGACAAGCTGGCTTAGAAGATACGGTAATCGCAATTAACAACGCGGCTCTCGACTTTTATATCTCCAAACCTTGGCAAGGCGATCAGCTCAGGAACACCATTACTCAGCAGCTGACTGACTACGTGATTGCCAACGACAAACAACTACTGAATTGGACTTCGATTTTAGATACAGAGCGCATCCTTACCTCAATGGCAGATAAGCGGACAAGCTTTGGTGAATAG